Sequence from the Sulfuracidifex tepidarius genome:
CATCATATCGCAAGCGGTTTCAAAACAGGGGTTAGTGGGGATACAGACTACCGTCGTGTCCAACATTAAGGGTGCCTATGCAGACTACAAGACGCCCGTGACCTTTGCGAACCTGACAGGGTCCTTTGTGGTAAACGAGCCTGAGCAGTACGTGTATTTCACCAACGCATCAGGAATCTACACTGCAGAGTTTCATAACTGGTACGTGATAGGTAACGCCTTGGTGACTGCTCTGAACTCCACTGCTGTGAGGGTTACTTTGGAGGGTTCATCAGCAGTCCTTGTGAGCAACTACACTGTACTGACTTCAAAGGTGACAGTGGACATAGTTAACAAATACTACTCCGAGACCGGTTCAGTATACATCGATGTGGACGGTCATGAATACGAAGTGGGGTCCTCGCTCCCTGTTCAGGTTAGGGCTGGGTACGTGAATATCACCGCGATAACTACCTCAACTTGTTTGAAACAGGACAACGGCGAAGAGAAGAGTTACTTTAACTTCTCTAACTTTACTTATAACGGAGTTACGTACAAGGGAACTGAGGCGTTAATACTCATCCCGCCCACATCATCATCTTCCACTGTTTACCTGAATTATTACAATGGAGTAAACTGCTTCCAAGTTACTATAGTGCAGAAAGTATATAACAACGGCTATCCTAATAACGTGAGTGGAATTGAACCGCAACCTAGCGAATACCCAGAAGAAGCTTATTTCAATGGGACTGGATATTCCTTAAATTCAATACCTAATACCTTCTGGCTAAAGCAGGGTAATTACAGCATTGGAGGTACAGGAAGTCCAGAAGGTGGCAACTCTTTGGACTGTTATATCGTCTATTATAATGATGATACTTATCAGTACTTCTCTGAAATTAATTGGATGTGCTATTACGTTCAAACGAGTTCTGGTGAGAAAGTAGCCAATGGCTACTATTATGTGGACTCCCCAGTTACTCTCTATTTCTATTACTACTTTGGTGTGGGTTATAACCCTATAATAGGTGTTTAACATGTTTCCATCTCCCCGTTTTACTAAGGCTCAGGCTAACCTTATCGCATTCCTCATCGCAATAGTCGTGATCTTGATCTTCGTGTTCGGGATCTTCTTCGCCATCTCAAACGTGTCCTCTCCTGCTCAACACAACTTGGACTACCACTCCGTGATCCAGCAACAAGTGAACGGAGGGGCAGTCCTCATCTACTACAACGCAACGTCAAATCCTTTTCTTTACGTGGTGAACTCCACCTCGGGTTACAAGCTCGAGGCGGTTTACGCGAACGAGGGTGGTGTGTGGGTTCAGGTATATAACACGCCTACACCCCTTTCACCAAAGGAGAAGATCTACCTCCCCGCCCAAGTGGCAGGGGACGAAGTGTCCCTTCTCCTGTTCGCTTATAACACCACCCAGTTCGCGTTCGCTACACCTAATTCAACGGTGGTATCATGAACGGCCCTACTCGTATAATTTTAATAGTAGCAACAGTCTTGATCTCCCTGGTTTTCTTTTCCCTATACTCGTTTTACGGGGCCATGTTCACGGGTCAAGCTAACGTAGAGAACACCTTGGTCTCTGAGGGAAAGAGCATATCGGTCTCTTTCTCTCCTACTTCCATAGTGAATAGCTCTTCATATACGGAACAAGTTAATGGACAGTACCTGAAGTTCGAGATAGACGTGCTTTCCTCTATAGATGGTCCGTTGCCTTGGTACATCGTAGTCCCGTTCGTACAGAACGGTACTTATAACCTAGATACCACATTCCAGAACGGCGGACAGAACGCTACCATACAAGGTATCTCCCCTATCACGCTCACAAAGGAGTACATCCCTCAGACTAACAGCTTCTACTCGTTCACCCTGAAGGGATATAACGTGAGTAACCTGCAGGTGTTCAATATCACAGCTAACATGACCAGGGGAGAGTCCCTTATCCTGTGGGTCTTCACAGAGTATGACGGTAAATTCTACAGGCTAGCAATAACTTACCTTACACCAAATGACGAGTCTATAGTTCCACCAAAGGGTACCGTGGGTCTTGAACTTTGCACTAACATATACGTGATACATCAGGATACCAAGAGTCCCGTGACTTTGCAGTACGACGGAAACACCATCTATTTGTCCAATAATTCCATCATCATAACTCCCATCCAAGTTTTACCAAAGGTAGCATCAGGAGACATTACCTTAAGCCTACCTCAAGGAACAGTGATTTCTAGCGGAGGGATGAAGATCACTCTCTCCTCACCCGCTTCGCTTAACCTTAACGGGAATGCGATTACGGAAGACTGTATTTACGACGCATATCTGCCTTTTTCCTCTTTCTTCACGGGATATCAAAGCGATAATGACAACATAGGAACCACTGTGGAGGATCCTAACCCAGAGCTTGAGTCGCAGACGCTAGCTCAGTGGTTTGTTGCAAGCGGTAACTTAGAGCCTATCACCCTTGTGACGGACAATAACCAATTCGAGCCTAATTACGTGTACATAACGAAATATCCTCCTGCAGGAGGTTACTTAGTATGGACCGGCGACGCTGGACTGATAGTCGGGGCACAATATAATCTGGAGGCCTCGCCTAATGCGCCTGGAACTTACAGTCCACCCTACTATGTTGCTTTCACAGTTCACCTCAGTAATGGGGAATGGGCTACTATAGTTTCCACGCAGCAGATAAGCGACAATGCAGGCGAGGAGAACGGCCAATCTTCCTCACCACTGGAATTAGCAGTTGGAGTTTACAACGCCTCTAACGGAGAGATGACCCTACTGCTCAACAACACTGTTGTTAGCGAGGCTCAAGTTCCATCGTCAATCAACCCTGCACTGCTCATTAACGCCACCAGTATATTCTCAGTAGGTGCTGTGTACAACGGTAGCAACAAACTTATTTCCTACATTCCTGGCATGGCAGGAGACTACTTTGATGGAGGGTCTCCGGTTTATTCCTTTAATGGTGCCCTCGGTCCTACTCTAGTTTACGGACAAGCACTTACTAAATCTGAAGCTCAGTCTATTTATCAGGGCGACGTTCCCGATCCTGCCGAACTTCAAGTCGTGTGGACTCAAAACACGGCACAATACGTGAAGGTGAACCCTCAAGACGGTTGGACGGTTCAACCTTGTTATGATTACTCAGGTAACGGACCCGGCGGAGGACCAGGAGGAGGACCAAGTACCATTGACTATTGTGTACCGAACTTGGCAGATACCTCGGAATACAACGGGCTCTGGGGACTCGCCGGTGCTATACCTACGTCGTTCGCACCATTCAGCGATCTAGTACTGTGGGGAGGAGTGTCTCCCTTAGTGCTTAACCCATCCCTATTGCTTAACACTCCCGTAAATGTGACCAGCGAGTATTCCGGTATCATTGCCCCTCAATCCTCTGGAGTGTACAACTTGAGCGTCAACTTTACAGATCCTCTCCCCGGCGCTACGGTGGAGAGAAGCCAACAAACAATCTCTTACGCTAACGAATACGCTAAGGTCTACTTGGACGGTAAGCTAGTCTTCGTGGGTAAGTTCACTCAACAGAATTTACAAGTGTTATACAGTAACGACCCATATTTCCTTAAGCACAACATCCCAGAGTTTCAGGCTAACCTGTCTGGTCCTGCTAACATATCGATAATCTTCTCCTTCAACATGGATAATTATATGTCGTCTTCACCACCCCCACCCGGTCCACCTTCACCACCCCCAAATCAGCCAGGTTCTTCAGGTTATCCAGTTATATACTTCGGAATGATGTGGCAGCCTCCGGGAGCACCGTGGTTCCAGTATATACCTTTAAGTAATCTGAAACCCCTGCTGGTGTGAAAACTTGGACAGACGATCCCTAATAATTTCAATTTTCCTTTTATTTCTCTACATTTCCCTAGTTCCCGTGTTGACTTCGTCTCAGACCGCAACACAGACTAGCTCAGACACGTCCTTCATACCCCTTAACTTCACACCTGTCTCACTGTCTGTCATGAACGGCAACCTCTTAGTAGCGTCGAACAACGAGGTATACCAGTACCAAGGTGGTAACCTGACTCCTTTCCTTCACGTGAATAACATTCAGGAGATAGCGTCTTCTGCTCAAGGAGTGTACGTGGAGAACTCGTCTGGGCTGTACTACTATCAACAAGGAGTGCTAACCCCTCTGCACGTAATGGCGGGGAAGCTGTTCTTCGATAACTTCACTGGGTCTCTCTACGCTACGTGTGGATATGACGTCTACGTGTTTCAGGGCTCTAAAATGGTACAGAACTTCAGCGTCTATGAGAGCTTTGGCTATGTGACCTTCAACTCCAAGGAAGCCATAGTGGACAGCCAGAACGGATTTGCTATCTATTACTACAATGGTTCATTTCATTGCACTATAGACTACCAAGACGCGCTATGCGCAATGACGTTTTACGGCAACAAGTTCGTAGCTGGCTCCTTCGATCCCATAGGGGTTTTCGTTTTCAATAACATCAATGTTCTGTATGACAAGGTAATTCCGGTGATTTACCTGGACCAGTTGTCCGAGTACAACATGTCATTGGTGTGCACTAACGTACTTCCCCAGTACATGCTTGTCCATAACGGACTGATATATACGGGATCGTCGAGGGGAATAGCTGTGATCAACACTAATGACAGTCAGGTGGTATATTACAGCCCTAGCCCTGCTTATTCGATGGTGGAATACCACGGGAAAGTCTACGTCGCTACAAACGGCGGTATCATGGTTTTGAACGTCAAACCGCTCCCCATTTTTTACGTTACCTTAGTCAGAGAAGGAGGACCTCAGAGCGTCTTCTTCACAGTCAACGGGTCAATGAAGGAAATGAGCTTCTCTTGCACTATCCCGCTTGAGGAAGGGGTCTATAACTTCACCTTCTTCAATGATACGGACTACCACGCTGAGAACTCCACTATGATTGTGAGGGTAGACTACAACACCACTTTCACAGTTAATTACGTAGGAGTACCGGAGGTGTTATATATCAATCTTCCTCAAGGTGTCAAGGGAGACGTATACGTTAACGGTACAGAATATCAAGCAGACGGACTAACTAAGATTATCCTACCTTACGGCGTTTACGATCTGAAGGTCGAAGCTGGAGGAGAGGAGTTCAAGTACACTGTATTCCTAACTGATGACACCGTGATCACTCCAAATGTGCACATTACGTCTAGCGTTAACGTCAACACCTCATCTACAAGCGGAGTTCCTAGTACCCAAACTGTCTCTTCAGTCACATCGTCAAATAGCTTCACTTTTATAGCTATAGTCGCAGTATTCGTAGTAGCTCTGGTCATGATCTTACTGATATATCGTGCTTCAAGAAAGTAACTTTATTTTCTTAATATTCGTATTTTTTATAATTTGATAATATAATTTGTTACTTGATTCTTTTTTAAAGAAACAGAGATAGAAGTTAGACCTCGAATTCAGCATTAGTCCCGTGCGAGGGGATGAAGGTCTCCTCTTACAAGAGGTGAGCCTCATGAAGTTATTCCTGCCCTTTTTAAAAATCCAAGATATTTTTATCTTGTGAATATTTCATGACATTCAGGTCGTATAGGATTATTACTCTTTAATTACATTTAACTCTCAATTTGAGGAGAAGTTGTTAGATTGATAACTAGACAGACTAGACAAATGAGGTCTAAAAAGACTATAATGAGGATCTTGCGGTTCGCAACGGTGACTGAAGCTCTAGAGCGTTGATCCCATCTATAATACGCAAACTTCTATAAAATTCTTTTTTACGTTAGATACTTGGAAGGTATCTCGGTAGCTGATGTCTATTTATCAGCTATACGACCTCTTTTTTTACCTACGTCTTCCCCTTCCTCTCGAATGAAGATCTTACCTCTTTGTATACCCCTAGCGCCTTCTCCCAGAAGTTATCGTCTTTAAGTAGAACTTTCCCCTCTTCCATTATCTGGAGGAAGAAAGGTGAGCCTTCCCTGAGCTTCTTTAGGAAAACCTCGGAGTTGACGAACACCGGGTCAACTTCGCCTGGGAACATCTTAGTTGCTCGAACGTAAACATCCTCCGGTATCATCCTGGGGTCTCTAGGTACCTCGTCACCTACTAGGAGGGCGTCGTAGTCACTGGTCTCTGTGAAGTCTCCCCTTGCTCTGGAGCCGAAAAGTATGACCAACTTCATGATATTTCCCTCTTTACCCATGAGAGGATCTTCTCAGCGCAGGATATACACTCATCAGCTTCTTTCTCTGTATAATACTCGAAAGGAGATCCCTCATCGTAGACATCGGGATATCTTGAAGGTGTGTATTGCTTATCCAAGTACGATGCACACTGGCGTATGTTGTCTGGAGGGTTATCTATGAGGTGGAGTACTGAATTACCCTTTCTTTCCATACCGTGAAACTGTAGGAGTCCCTTTACCGCCTTCTCAGCGGACTGTTGAGAGAGAAAGCAGGAGAGTTCGTAATACCTACCTTGTTTAGAGTACTTCGCCTCCTCTAAGTCCCTCTCTGCCTGCCTCAATCAGTCCTCTACCCTTTTCACTTGTTAAATTCACTTTAAGGGCTAAAATCTCTTTATGAGAATACTCAGGGGAGACGGTTTTCCCTGTGTTGAAGACTTCCTTATTTTTTCTCTTATGAAAACTGTATAATTTTTCTAATTTTTAGATCATGTCATTTTCTGAACAAACCCTCCTTCTCTCTACTAGCTATCATTTCGTGCGTTGTCAGAGAACGCCTAACCCTGGGTAATAAGGTACTATCTAATAAATCGAATGTATCGTTAGGTATACTAAGGGTCGTAACCAGGTAGAATTACTGGTACATTTACGATGTAGAACAAGTTAGAGAAAAGAGCACTATACCTTTCTGAGCGAGACGAAAAGTGTGTTGCTCCTGGGGAACTCCCTTTCTATGGCCTTCTTCAGCTCCTTTGACAAGGTCTCCTTGTCGAGCTCCTTTTCCTCGTTCAAGTATCCCGACTCCTTCATCACGAACTTTGTTTCCCCTACCTTGGCTACGGAGACAGATCTGTCCTTTTTGAAGCTGAGTAGCTCTACCTCGTATCCGTTCTCCATCCTTTGGAGTTGGCTCATCACGTATTTGTGTGCACTTCTGGCGGAGATAGATCCCATGTCCTAACGATGCGAAATTGGGGAAAAATTTCTTTTTCCTCCCTGCAGGAGGTGAAGGCTCAGGAACCCAGGACCTCCTTTACTTTCCTGAAAAGTGAGGGGTTCCCTATCACGACTAAGCTCTCCCCCACCCTCAGGGTAGTGTCCTTGGAGAAGAAAGGGTCAAGGGAACCTTCCCTTACTATCGCCAGTGGAACGATCCCCTGTGGTAGGTCTCCTATCTTCACTTCCCTGCTGACCTGGAAGAAACCGATGATTATGTCGT
This genomic interval carries:
- a CDS encoding HEPN domain-containing protein, giving the protein MRQAERDLEEAKYSKQGRYYELSCFLSQQSAEKAVKGLLQFHGMERKGNSVLHLIDNPPDNIRQCASYLDKQYTPSRYPDVYDEGSPFEYYTEKEADECISCAEKILSWVKREIS
- a CDS encoding nucleotidyltransferase domain-containing protein — encoded protein: MKLVILFGSRARGDFTETSDYDALLVGDEVPRDPRMIPEDVYVRATKMFPGEVDPVFVNSEVFLKKLREGSPFFLQIMEEGKVLLKDDNFWEKALGVYKEVRSSFERKGKT